A genomic segment from Nicotiana tabacum cultivar K326 chromosome 7, ASM71507v2, whole genome shotgun sequence encodes:
- the LOC107776779 gene encoding pentatricopeptide repeat-containing protein At1g69290-like, which yields MWRRAFCILSQRPFSSQPEIPTLYSFLQPSIFSLKRTQPPSSTTPTKPQDQTPLTLTQEHKSNLESTLQNSINTDNTDEAWKSFKTLSNYSAFPSKSLTNSLVTHLSSINDTHNIKRAFASVVFLLEKKQELLQPETVHVLLKSMRDANTAAPAFALVKSMFKNRFFIPFSLWGDVLVEICRKNGNFSGFLQVFNENCRIASDEKLNFLRPSLAACNAALECCCRELESITDAEKVVETMSVLGVRPDECSFGLLAYLYALKGLNEKIVELEGLIRGFGFTDKGVFRSSLVSGFVKCGNLGFVSATILQGLRETGGQGLCFGEGTYSELVSGFLQNGSIIDLATLIGETQTLESPSVIVERSVGYGIINACVSLGLLDKAHMIFDEMNAQGASLGLGVYVPILKAYCKEQKTAEAAQLVTDISSLGLQLDVATYDALIEASMSCQDFQSAFSIFRDMREARIPDLQGSYLTIMTGLTESHRPELMAAFLDDIVEDPRIEIGTHDWNSIIHAFCKAGRLEDARRTFRRMTFLQFEPNEQTYLSLINGYVTAEKYFNVLMLWNEVKRKVSTEGEKKFKLDNSLVDSFLYALVKGGFFDAVMQVVEKSQEMKIFVDKWRYKQAFMEKHKKLRVSKLRRRNRSKMDALIAFKNWAGLSA from the coding sequence ATGTGGAGAAGAGCTTTCTGTATTCTCTCACAAAGACCCTTTTCTTCACAACCTGAAATCCCCACTTTGTATTCTTTTCTCCAACCTTCAATTTTCTCCTTAAAAAGAACACAACCACCTTCTTCTACAACCCCAACAAAACCCCAAGACCAAACCCCACTAACCTTAACACAAGAACATAAATCCAATCTTGAATCcactcttcaaaattccataaacACCGACAACACAGATGAAGCGTGGAAATCATTCAAGACTCTTTCAAATTATTCAGCTTTCCCAAGTAAGTCACTTACCAATTCACTCGTCACTCATTTGTCATCAATAAACGATACCCATAACATAAAAAGAGCATTTGCatctgtagttttcttgttagagAAGAAACAAGAATTGTTACAGCCTGAAACTGTACATGTTCTGTTGAAATCAATGAGAGATGCTAACACTGCTGCCCCTGCTTTTGCATTGGTTAAGTCTATGTTCAAGAACAGATTTTTCATCCCTTTTAGTCTCTGGGGTGATGTTCTTGTCGAGATTTGTAGGAAAAATGGTAACTTTAGTGGGTTTTTACAAGTTTTCAATGAGAATTGTAGGATTGCTAGTGATGAGAAGTTGAATTTCTTGAGACCTAGTTTGGCAGCTTGTAATGCTGCACTAGAATGTTGTTGTCGTGAGCTCGAATCGATAACCGATGCGGAGAAGGTGGTGGAGACCATGTCGGTTTTGGGTGTTAGGCCTGATGAATGTAGTTTTGGGTTGCTAGCTTATTTGTATGCATTAAAGGGTCTTAATGAAAAAATAGTTGAGTTAGAAGGTCTAATACGAGGATTTGGTTTCACGGATAAAGGGGTTTTTCGTAGTAGTTTGGTTAGCGGGTTTGTAAAGTGTGGTAATTTGGGGTTTGTTTCAGCAACTATTCTTCAAGGTTTAAGAGAAACGGGTGGACAAGGTTTATGTTTTGGAGAAGGAACTTATAGTGAATTAGTAAGTGGATTTCTTCAAAACGGGAGCATAATCGATTTAGCTACTTTGATTGGTGAAACTCAGACTTTGGAATCTCCATCAGTGATTGTTGAGAGATCTGTTGGATATGGCATTATCAATGCTTGCGTTAGTCTCGGGTTATTGGACAAGGCACATATGATATTTGATGAAATGAATGCTCAGGGGGCTTCTTTAGGTCTTGGAGTCTATGTGCCAATATTGAAGGCTTATTGCAAAGAGCAAAAAACAGCTGAAGCTGCTCAATTGGTGACAGACATTAGCAGTTTAGGCCTCCAATTAGATGTTGCTACCTATGATGCTCTAATTGAAGCGTCAATGTCATGCCAAGATTTTCAGTCTGCATTTTCTATTTTTAGGGACATGAGAGAAGCAAGAATACCTGACTTGCAAGGGAGTTATTTGACAATCATGACTGGTTTAACAGAAAGCCATCGACCTGAGCTCATGGCCGCTTTCTTAGATGATATTGTTGAGGATCCTAGAATTGAAATTGGAACACATGATTGGAATTCCATCATTCATGCCTTCTGCAAGGCTGGACGGCTAGAAGATGCAAGGAGGACTTTCAGGAGAATGACCTTCCTTCAGTTTGAACCAAATGAGCAGACATATCTTTCTCTAATAAATGGATATGTGACAGCGGAGAAGTATTTCAATGTTTTGATGCTGTGGAACGAAGTGAAAAGGAAGGTTTCGACGGAAGGGGAGAAGAAGTTTaaactagataatagcttggtCGACTCATTTCTGTATGCGTTAGTCAAAGGGGGCTTCTTTGATGCAGTAATGCAAGTAGTGGAGAAATCTCAAGAGATGAAGATATTTGTTGATAAATGGAGATATAAACAAGCATTTATGGAAAAACATAAGAAGCTCAGAGTTTCAAAGTTAAGAAGGAGAAATCGCAGTAAAATGGATGCACTTATTGCTTTCAAGAATTGGGCTGGTTTGAGTGCTTGA